One window of the Klebsiella sp. WP3-W18-ESBL-02 genome contains the following:
- the rne gene encoding ribonuclease E has product MKRMLINATQQEELRVALVDGQRLYDLDIESPGHEQKKANIYKGKITRIEPSLEAAFVDYGAERHGFLPLKEIAREYFPANYSSHGRPNIKDVLREGQEVIVQIDKEERGNKGAALTTFISLAGSYLVLMPNNPRAGGISRRIEGDDRTELKEALSSLELPDGMGLIVRTAGVGKSAEALQWDLSFRLKHWEAIQKAAESRPAPFLIHQESNVIVRAFRDYLRQDIGEILIDNPKVMEMARQHISALGRPDFSSKIKLYTGEIPLFSHYQIESQIESAFQREVRLPSGGSIVIDSTEALTAIDINSARATRGGDIEETAFNTNLEAADEIARQLRLRDLGGLIVIDFIDMTPVRHQRAVENRLREAVRQDRARIQISHISRFGLLEMSRQRLSPSLGESSHHVCPRCSGTGTVRDNESLSLSILRLIEEEALKENTKEVHAIVPVPIASYLLNEKRAAVSAIESRLGGVRCIIVPNDQMETPHYSVLRVRKGEETTTLSYLLPKLHEEAMALPVEEEFAERKLPEQPALATFVMPEVPPEATAEKAAPAAVQPKVAVAAAPGLLSRFFAALKSLFAGSPEKPVEAVPEKQDAKPERQQERRKPRQNNRRDRNERSDRRNDRNDRNDRSERNENTEAREPRETREGREDNRRNRREKPQQTEARENRQQNAVDDAEKAKSRDEQQQSRRERNRRRNDEKRQQPQEAKPQQVREESVVESDAAQEERVQTMPRRKPRQLAQKVRIETPEQTAARELIVDDEPQQEAPRTALAKVDLPAVVDAPVQGEQDESAEGRDNNGMPRRSRRSPRHLRVSGQRRRRYRDERYPTQSPMPLTVACASPELASGKVWISYPIAQVQNQADLEAPVEQEEVVQPIETQATEQAVVAEAVAVETVTEHAETVVTEPAVIVQEQAAESEAPVATVVEDAVVAQVEEAAAPAVVEEAKAEAEAPVVEAAPAVQAEPVVAPAVEAEPVVVAAPVVEAPVVEAPVVEAPVIETPVVAEPAAASPAIAEPAPVAKPVAANRASAPMTRAPAPDYVPEAPRHSDWVRPSFDFDGKGSAGGHSATHTATAGPTRPQSVE; this is encoded by the coding sequence ATGAAAAGAATGTTAATCAACGCAACTCAGCAGGAAGAGTTGCGTGTCGCCCTTGTTGATGGGCAGCGTCTGTACGATCTGGATATTGAAAGCCCAGGGCACGAACAGAAAAAAGCGAACATCTACAAAGGCAAAATTACCCGTATTGAACCGAGCCTCGAAGCCGCATTTGTTGATTACGGCGCCGAACGTCACGGTTTCCTCCCTCTCAAAGAAATCGCTCGCGAATACTTCCCAGCCAACTACAGCTCACACGGTCGTCCAAACATCAAAGATGTGCTGCGTGAAGGCCAGGAAGTTATCGTCCAGATCGATAAAGAGGAACGCGGCAACAAAGGCGCTGCGCTGACGACCTTTATCAGCCTGGCGGGCAGCTATCTGGTACTGATGCCGAACAACCCGCGCGCGGGCGGTATCTCCCGTCGCATTGAAGGTGACGATCGTACCGAACTGAAAGAAGCGCTGTCCAGCCTCGAACTGCCTGACGGCATGGGCTTAATCGTTCGTACCGCAGGCGTTGGCAAATCCGCCGAAGCGCTGCAGTGGGACTTAAGCTTCCGCCTGAAGCACTGGGAAGCCATCCAGAAAGCCGCTGAAAGCCGCCCTGCTCCATTCCTGATTCACCAGGAAAGTAACGTCATCGTTCGCGCCTTCCGCGACTACCTGCGCCAGGACATTGGCGAAATCCTGATCGACAACCCGAAAGTGATGGAAATGGCGCGTCAGCACATTTCTGCGCTGGGCCGTCCGGATTTCAGCAGCAAAATTAAGCTGTACACCGGCGAAATCCCGCTGTTCAGCCATTATCAGATTGAATCGCAGATTGAATCCGCCTTCCAGCGTGAAGTCCGTCTGCCGTCAGGTGGGTCTATCGTTATCGATAGCACCGAAGCGCTGACCGCTATCGACATCAACTCCGCGCGGGCAACCCGCGGCGGCGATATCGAAGAAACCGCCTTCAACACCAACCTTGAAGCGGCCGATGAAATCGCTCGCCAGCTGCGTCTGCGTGACCTCGGCGGCCTGATCGTCATCGACTTTATCGATATGACCCCGGTACGCCACCAGCGCGCGGTCGAAAACCGTCTGCGCGAAGCGGTGCGTCAGGACCGTGCGCGTATCCAGATCAGCCACATTTCTCGCTTCGGCCTGCTGGAAATGTCCCGTCAACGTCTGAGCCCGTCGCTCGGCGAGTCCAGCCATCACGTTTGCCCGCGCTGTTCCGGTACCGGCACCGTGCGTGATAACGAATCGCTGTCGCTCTCCATTCTGCGTCTGATTGAAGAAGAAGCGCTGAAAGAGAACACCAAAGAAGTTCACGCCATCGTCCCGGTGCCGATTGCATCCTATCTGTTGAACGAAAAACGTGCGGCAGTCAGCGCCATTGAATCCCGCCTGGGCGGCGTTCGCTGCATCATCGTTCCGAACGACCAGATGGAAACGCCGCACTACTCCGTACTGCGCGTGCGTAAAGGCGAAGAGACGACCACCCTAAGCTACCTGCTGCCGAAGCTGCATGAAGAAGCCATGGCGCTGCCGGTTGAAGAAGAGTTTGCTGAACGTAAGCTGCCTGAGCAGCCGGCGCTGGCAACCTTCGTCATGCCGGAAGTTCCGCCTGAGGCGACTGCCGAGAAAGCTGCACCGGCCGCCGTACAGCCAAAAGTCGCTGTTGCTGCCGCACCGGGCCTGCTCTCTCGCTTCTTTGCCGCGCTGAAGAGCCTGTTTGCCGGTAGCCCGGAGAAGCCGGTTGAAGCCGTACCGGAGAAGCAGGATGCGAAACCTGAGCGTCAGCAGGAGCGCCGCAAGCCGCGTCAGAACAACCGTCGCGATCGCAACGAACGCAGCGACCGTCGTAACGACCGTAATGATCGTAACGATCGCAGCGAACGTAACGAAAACACCGAAGCTCGTGAGCCGCGCGAAACCCGTGAAGGTCGCGAAGACAATCGCCGCAACCGCCGCGAGAAGCCGCAGCAGACCGAAGCCCGCGAAAATCGCCAGCAGAACGCCGTAGATGACGCCGAGAAAGCGAAGTCACGCGACGAACAGCAGCAGTCCCGCCGCGAACGTAACCGCCGCCGCAATGACGAAAAACGTCAGCAGCCGCAGGAAGCGAAACCGCAGCAGGTGCGTGAAGAATCGGTTGTCGAGTCAGACGCCGCGCAGGAAGAACGCGTACAGACCATGCCGCGTCGTAAGCCGCGTCAGCTGGCGCAGAAAGTGCGTATCGAAACGCCTGAGCAGACCGCAGCCCGCGAGCTGATCGTCGACGATGAACCTCAGCAGGAAGCGCCGCGTACCGCGCTGGCCAAAGTTGACCTGCCAGCCGTTGTCGATGCCCCGGTTCAGGGCGAGCAGGACGAAAGCGCCGAAGGCCGCGATAACAACGGTATGCCACGTCGTTCTCGTCGTTCCCCGCGCCACCTGCGCGTGAGCGGCCAGCGTCGTCGTCGTTACCGTGACGAGCGTTACCCGACCCAATCACCGATGCCGCTGACTGTCGCCTGTGCGTCACCTGAGCTGGCTTCCGGTAAAGTGTGGATCAGCTACCCGATTGCACAGGTGCAAAATCAGGCCGATCTCGAAGCACCGGTTGAGCAAGAAGAAGTCGTGCAGCCGATTGAGACGCAAGCCACCGAGCAGGCTGTCGTTGCTGAAGCCGTCGCGGTAGAAACCGTAACGGAACACGCTGAAACCGTCGTGACTGAACCGGCTGTCATTGTGCAGGAACAGGCAGCGGAAAGCGAAGCCCCTGTCGCCACGGTCGTCGAAGACGCCGTCGTAGCACAGGTGGAAGAAGCCGCCGCGCCGGCAGTCGTCGAAGAGGCAAAAGCCGAAGCAGAAGCACCGGTCGTCGAAGCGGCACCGGCTGTTCAGGCTGAGCCGGTCGTTGCCCCTGCGGTTGAAGCTGAACCGGTTGTTGTTGCTGCCCCGGTAGTTGAGGCTCCCGTTGTTGAAGCGCCGGTTGTTGAAGCGCCGGTCATCGAAACACCGGTCGTCGCTGAACCTGCCGCCGCCAGCCCGGCGATTGCCGAGCCAGCTCCGGTTGCAAAACCGGTGGCCGCTAATCGCGCCTCTGCACCGATGACCCGCGCACCTGCGCCGGACTACGTGCCGGAAGCGCCGCGTCATAGCGACTGGGTTCGTCCGTCCTTCGACTTCGACGGCAAAGGTTCCGCTGGCGGCCACAGTGCAACGCACACCGCTACCGCAGGCCCTACTCGCCCGCAGTCGGTTGAATAA
- a CDS encoding LysR family transcriptional regulator, giving the protein MKRNERIDRVELMRTFIRIVESGSLSAAARQLETTQATISRRLQSLEALLGAKLLLRSTHAMKLTDDGERAYQHARQVVDAWLALEDALQLTEEQPVGTLRVRAPHAFGQQQLLMPLVGFLARYPQLSVEWMLHDRAVDFISDNIDCAIRVGAEVDPATVSVLLAEVPRCTVASPQLLAHYPTIAGPSQLSALPWIAISTFYQHEVVLHHVERGLSENIAIAARLSTDSLYVAKNAALAGLGAAVVSSWTVEEELANGTLVELLPEWQAAPLPVHLVYPWARYYPARLRTFLNLMREVMPQIAGMRLPEQD; this is encoded by the coding sequence ATGAAAAGAAATGAGCGTATAGATCGCGTCGAGCTGATGCGCACCTTCATTCGCATCGTCGAGTCCGGCTCGCTGTCGGCGGCGGCGCGACAGCTGGAAACCACGCAGGCGACCATCAGCCGTCGCCTGCAATCGCTGGAAGCGCTGCTGGGGGCGAAGCTGCTGCTGCGTTCGACCCATGCGATGAAGCTGACTGACGACGGCGAACGCGCTTACCAGCACGCGCGGCAGGTGGTCGACGCATGGCTGGCGCTGGAGGACGCGCTGCAGCTTACCGAGGAACAGCCGGTGGGGACGCTACGCGTACGTGCCCCGCATGCGTTCGGCCAGCAGCAGCTGCTGATGCCGCTGGTGGGATTCCTGGCGCGCTACCCGCAGCTTTCCGTGGAGTGGATGTTGCACGACAGGGCGGTGGATTTTATTAGCGATAATATTGACTGTGCGATTCGGGTTGGCGCTGAGGTCGATCCGGCAACGGTTTCGGTACTGCTGGCGGAAGTGCCGCGCTGTACCGTAGCCTCACCCCAGCTGTTGGCCCACTATCCGACGATAGCCGGGCCCTCCCAGCTATCTGCGCTGCCGTGGATTGCCATCAGTACGTTCTATCAGCATGAGGTTGTGCTGCACCATGTGGAACGCGGGCTGAGTGAGAATATTGCGATCGCCGCCCGTTTGAGCACCGACAGCCTGTATGTGGCAAAGAACGCGGCGCTGGCGGGGCTTGGGGCGGCGGTCGTATCAAGCTGGACGGTGGAAGAGGAGCTGGCAAACGGTACGCTGGTGGAACTGCTGCCGGAATGGCAGGCAGCGCCGCTGCCGGTCCATCTGGTCTACCCGTGGGCGCGCTATTATCCGGCGCGTCTGCGCACGTTTCTGAACCTGATGCGCGAAGTGATGCCGCAGATTGCGGGGATGCGGCTGCCGGAGCAGGACTAG
- a CDS encoding MFS transporter, which produces MKTEHIHTQASRLMIFVLALGAGFSVAAIYYAQPLLPLMGETLKLSVEGMGLIPTLTQAGYALGILFLLPLGDRYDRRTLILLKSLSLAALLLVYSLTQQFHSLLAVSLLIGMAATMAQDIVPAAAILAPAGKQGKMVGTVMTGLLLGILLSRTVSGVVGELFGWRVMYQAAAVSIALIGALLWRVLPHFTAHSELRYPALMMSMAHLWRRYPTLRRAAMAQGFLSIAFSAFWSTLAVMLAERYHMGSAVAGGFGIAGAAGALAAPLAGGLADKVGAEKVTQLGALLVSISFALMFLLPALPPMAQLALIAISAIGFDLGLQSSLVAHQNLVYSLEPQARGRLNALLFTGVFIGMSVGSVLGTQVYSLAGWEGVVALATVAGLVALAIRVSETYRLRQTALNAR; this is translated from the coding sequence ATGAAAACCGAACATATCCACACTCAGGCATCTCGCCTGATGATTTTTGTCCTGGCGCTTGGCGCAGGCTTTAGCGTCGCCGCCATCTACTATGCTCAGCCGCTGCTGCCGCTAATGGGGGAAACGTTGAAGCTGAGCGTTGAAGGGATGGGGCTTATCCCGACGCTGACCCAGGCCGGCTACGCGCTGGGCATTTTGTTCCTGCTGCCGCTCGGCGACCGCTACGATCGCCGCACGCTCATTTTGCTTAAAAGCCTGTCGCTGGCAGCGCTGCTGCTTGTTTACAGCCTGACCCAGCAGTTTCACTCGCTGCTGGCGGTCAGCCTGCTCATCGGTATGGCGGCCACCATGGCGCAAGACATCGTTCCGGCGGCGGCCATCCTCGCCCCGGCGGGTAAGCAAGGGAAGATGGTCGGCACGGTCATGACCGGCCTGCTGCTAGGGATCCTGCTGTCGCGTACCGTCAGCGGCGTGGTGGGTGAGCTGTTCGGCTGGCGCGTGATGTATCAGGCCGCCGCCGTCAGTATTGCGCTGATTGGCGCGCTGCTGTGGCGCGTGCTGCCGCACTTTACCGCCCACTCCGAGCTGCGCTACCCGGCGCTGATGATGTCGATGGCGCACCTGTGGCGTCGTTATCCCACGCTGCGCCGCGCCGCGATGGCGCAGGGCTTTCTGTCCATCGCCTTTAGTGCTTTCTGGTCAACGCTGGCGGTGATGCTGGCCGAACGTTACCACATGGGTAGCGCGGTCGCCGGGGGTTTTGGTATCGCCGGGGCGGCGGGCGCGCTGGCCGCCCCGCTGGCAGGTGGTTTAGCCGATAAAGTAGGCGCGGAAAAGGTTACCCAGTTGGGTGCTCTGCTGGTCAGCATTTCGTTTGCCCTGATGTTCCTGCTGCCTGCCCTGCCGCCGATGGCCCAGCTGGCGCTGATTGCCATCTCCGCGATCGGCTTTGACCTGGGTCTGCAATCAAGCCTGGTGGCGCACCAGAATCTGGTCTATAGCCTGGAACCTCAGGCGCGCGGTCGCCTGAATGCGCTGCTGTTTACCGGCGTGTTTATCGGCATGTCCGTGGGCTCCGTGCTGGGCACGCAGGTGTATTCACTGGCAGGCTGGGAAGGCGTGGTGGCGTTAGCGACGGTCGCAGGCCTGGTGGCGCTGGCTATTCGCGTGAGTGAAACCTACCGTCTGCGCCAGACGGCGCTTAACGCGCGATAA